The window TTACTAACTCCAAATATAAATGGTCAATATAATGTTATGCAAAGTCCTGTTACTTCATTTAATGGTGCTGAAGGGATGACACTTGCATCACAAATGAATATGAAGCAGCAACAAAATTTATTGGCAACTTattataaacaacaacaaaagcagCAGTTAGTTACATCtttacaacaacaaaactaTTTGACGTCAATCCAAAAGCCACAATCACTGTATAATGGAGCAAATTTGCTCAAGCCATCAGAAAAACAAGTAAATGTTTTGTCTCAACCACTAAAACCTCAACCAAGTGCGTATCAGTCGCCATTTTATCAAAACAGAAATTTTCCTAATTATCTTCAATACAGTATGGCTGCTCCACAAAGTGTGCCTCaaccacaaaatatttattcattaatgaATTCCAAGTTACaatctttttataaacctgTCACTAATCCCTACTTTTATAATCAGCCAGTTGCTAGTGACCAAAGCAGTTTatacaatcaaaaatattataacaacaTGCAAAGTTTCAATGGATATCCTTCAAATACAGTGAATTCTTTCGGAGACATTGGCAGCCCTCAAGTAGTCAACTGGAAAAGTCAATATATAAAAGCACGCTCAGAAATGGGTGAACATCATGAATCTACATTCAAACACGAAAACCTAAATGAAGAACAAGAGACTGAGTTGAACAAGTATTTCAAATTAACTCCTAACAAACTCTGGAGGAATTCTATGATTATTACTCTTGGTGAAGACTTGTCCAATGAGACTGTAGCAACACTAACACAAAGtatgtttttgttatacttttttatatttttttgtttattattattattactgttattattattattattattattgttatataaaatattttttcaaatttttgttttgatataatgGTTTCATCTTGAATttctttagctatttttaaacatgtgtatgttatttttgttaattataattagGTTGGTCAGATAAACATTGGACAAGTTATGGCGCAAAAGAGACATTTTCAGGTTATGGTGGAAAGACCATACTATTGACAGATATTGAAGGAAATAACATTATTTCAGCACCTGAACTTGAGGCTAATGGAGTTATTAAGAAATGGCAAGGTGGATTAAAATTTGATGGAAAAACATCTTGGATTAATGCTACAAAAATAGATGGTAAAGTTATGAATCATAAGTTGTTATATAATtgagtttgtatatatatatatatatatatatatatatatatatatatatatatatatatatatatatatatatttgaattatGACTTCTTGGTATCCCTAATTTCCTCTTTAAAAATAGGTGAACTTTAATTTGaaagtaacttaaaattaattggttttattctCTCTCGTTCTCTTTCTCatttttctttctctttctctctctcctATCGtgatgtgtgtgtgtgtgcctatatatatatatatatatatatatatatatatatatatatatatatatatatatatatatatatatatatatatatatatatatatatatatatatatatatatatatatatatatatatatatatatatatatatatatatatatatatatatatatatatatatatatagagagagagagagagagagagaaagaataAAACCAATATATAAcacaatatatttcaaattaaacttatttaaaaaactaaaaacactttttttttcaagttattaaGTGCAATTTTCCAGCAGGCACAGAAAGTCCGCTTGATGTCTTAAGGATGTCCTACGGACTTGTAACGTTCATTAGATGTTGTATGAAGTCCCACGGACATCTGTACTCacttgctttgtattttttaatgatatttataaagCATTTAAATACTGTTGATAAAACTCAGACATCACATCTCTATGATGATAAATGCTTGATACTAATGCCAGAGAACTTTTAAATGATCAAATAGACTGATAATgagatacaaaaaattttaattatttagttataaatccaattttatagttcttaaaaaacaaagacttGTTCAAAAACACGGTCATGAGATGTTCTCAATTGACTTCATTGTACCTTGGCTAGAGGGCAGAAAAAGTTTGTCATCTGAAGTTGCATCATGTATGACCAACCAGGACTATGCTACTTGAATGCACATGTATAATGGATCAAATGTATAAAGATACATAGAGGTGCCTGGTTTCATTAGGTCCTtactttattaaacatattttgaaatatatttttactaaaaaccagACTTTTATGTGGCCTCAACAATTCACACCTAATGCATTAACAAGGTCACCTTTCATACCCAATGTGGCActgtttatattttgatattttacagctgttgatagaATCAGCTTCTTGAAGAGCTAACAAAAAGTTTGGAAAACCAGACTACCAGGCCAGCCTCAGagccattaaactgagttttatagCTGTACCCTCACTTGGAGATAAAAGAAAGAGTTACAAAGCCACTACTAAGCAAGAAGTACAAGCAAAAACTAATGAGTATATTCGGTAATAGAATTAATATGGTAGTGatgtagtggtagagtgcttgctttataagcaagaagttcagagtttgatccccaccatgtcccttgTAGTACCATGCTCAACTTGtttgtttcaagtttttatatttgtagtCTTATTGTTATCCAGTCTTAAACAAATTATCTTTTCTCAAACAAATTAtctggtattaaaaaaattatcttatctcaaataaattatatagtGTCAAACAATTTATACgtttaattttaagaatttattttaatttttaaataataaagctaaaaacattaaaacgaTTAAATTAAGTcggtatttatataatatttacaatattagtaatatttacaaaaataaatatttaaaattatattattatttatattgttataataatatattttataattatatttattatataaatataatttatttattaaaataataatatttaagataagtattatttttaaacaaaaaatgttaaaaaaaaactaaaaaaatttttaaactaaaagttggttgatgtgtttaaaaaatatattttggatttttatttatttatagcaCCATTTCTTTCAATCCTTCATCTCTAAAGAAGATGGATTTgcaattggtttaaaattaatgtttgatTCCAGCATTAAACGttacaaacaaccaaaatatattttggatGCAGGTGGCGTTGATGGCAGAGGCCTAacattgtttattgaaaatggaacattgttttgtattttatcattGCCAGCCAAAACACATGGCAGGTAAGATTtctatcaacttttttatttttctgtataTCTATATGACTTTCTCTCTTTTTATCTCATATACACACAGATATGTGTGTGTGTTGACTGTGTCTCATATTTCATCTCATGTGCCATCATATTTACTCTTATATTTCCAGctgtttatctttattttttttaatcagtttttgACAAGCcatagctttttattttagacacaAGCAAACTTAACTATTGATGAATGGATATATTTGTCAGTTGCTTTCGGAAGCCCCTAGCTGGTCTTTTAGTGTATATAAATGGAGTAAAAGTTGCTGAATCACTATTACCAACTTTAATTAATACAACTTACTCTTTGTGTGCTGGCATTATTCTTGGCGCAAATATAAATCACGATGAAGAGTCTTTTCTTTTAATGTACCTTTCTGCTTTTGATATAATGAATACTTATGTAGAGAGCAAGCAATTAATGGATTATGCACCTCCAATTCTAAAGGATAATTTTATCATAACGTTTTCAAGTCTTGATGGTGATTCATTGACAAACCATCCTAATATTAAAGTTGATGGAGCAGTTACTGAAAATCGTGGTGTCTTGGTTCTAAATGGAATGCAAACATTTCTGTATGATACTGGTGACTTTAAAGGTTAATACAGttattatgttaataaattacataaaaacaatgatatgagcataaataaaataaaataaaaatttatttcaaaatgataCTATTGTTTTAGACACTTTTGTTATGATGCCATTTTTAAGTGATGCTGGCCTCACTTGAAAATTGGCATCATAACAAAAGTGTCTAAAACAATAGtatcattttgaaataaatttttattttattttatttatgcttcattgtttttatgtaatttattaacaGAATAACTGTCTAACTTTAAAGTCACCAGTATCATACAGAAATGTTTGCATTCCATTTCAAACAGAGACACCACGATTTTCAGTAACTGCTCATCAACTTTAATATTAGGATGGTTTGTCAATGAATCACCATCAACTTTGAAAACGTTATGATAAAATTATCCTTTGATTGGAGGTGCATAATCCATTAATTGCTTGCTACTCTCATTAAGTATTCATTATATCAAAAGCAGAAAGGTACATTAAAAGAAAGACTCTTCATCGTGATTTATATTTGCAAGAAACCACAAGATGCCAGGTTGAGTTATTAATTAAAGTTGGTAATAGTGATTCAGCAACCTTTACTCCATTTGCATATACACTAAAAGACCAGCTGAGGGCTTCCAAGCAACTGACAAATATATCCATTCATCAATAGTTAGAGTTCTtgtgtctaaaataaaaagctatgGCTTGTcaaaaactgattaaaaaaaataaagataaaccACTGGAAATATAAGAGTAAATATGATGGCACATGATGATGTtggacacacacacacatatctGTGTGTATATGAGATAAAAAGAGAGAAAGTCATATAGAtatacagaaaaataaaaaagttgatcaAAATCTTACCTGCCATGTTTGTGCTGGCaatgataaaatacaaaacaatgttccattttcaataaacaatgtTAGGCCTCTGCCATAGACGCCACCTGCATCCAAAATCTGTTGGTTGTTTGTAACGTTTAATGCTGGAatcaaacattaattttaaaccaattgcAAATCCATCTTCTAGACAATGAAGGATTGCAAAGAAATGGtgctataaataaataaaaatccaaaatatatttttaaacacatcAACcaacttttagtttaaaaatttttttagtttttttttaacattttttgtttaaaaataatacttatcttaaatattattattttaataaataaattatatttatataataaatataattataaaatatattattataacaatataaataataatataattttaaatatttatttttgtaaatattactaatattgtaaatattatataaataccgACTTTAATTTAAtcgttttaatgtttttagctttattatttaaaaattaaaataaattcttaaaattaacaattataagTAGCTTGACACTATATAATTTAGAgggattaatttttttaataccagaTAATTTGTTTGAGAAAAGATAATTTGTTTAAGACTGATAACAATAAGActacaataaaaactaaaacaataacACAGTctgggacatggtggggatcaaactctgAAGTTGTTATAAAGcaagcactctaccactacatCACTACCATATTAATTGCTCCTACCGAATATACTCATTAGTTTTGTATACTATCTTAGTAGTGGCTTTGTAGCTTCTTATTCCAAGTGAGGGCACGCTTATAAAACTAGGTTTAATGGCTCTAAAGTAGTAGTCTGGTTTTCCAAACTTTTTGTTGGCCTTTCAAGAAGCTGATtctatcaacagctgtaaaatatcaaaatataaagcatGCCACATTGGGTATGAAAGGTGACCTTGTTAATGCATTAGTGTGAATTGTTGAGGCCACATAAAAGTctggtttttagtaaaaatatatttcaaaatatgtttaataaaataaggaCCTAATGAAACCAGGCACCTCTATGTATACTTATACATTTGATCCATTATACATGTGCATTCAAGTAGCATAGTCCTGGTTGGTCATACATGATGCAACTTCAGATGACAAACTTTTCTGCCCTCTAGCCAAGGTACAATGAAGTCAATTGAGAACATCTAATAACATGTTGAACaagtctttgttttttaagaactataaaattggatttataactaaataatttaaaattttttgtatctcATTATCAGTCTATTTGATCATTTAAAAGTTCTCTGGCATTAGTATCAAGCATTTATCATCATAGAGATGTGATGTTtgagttttatcaaaaacagtatttaaaaatgctttataaatatcattaaaaaatacaaagcaagtGAGTACAGATGTCCGTGGGACTTCTATACAACATCTAATGAACGTTACAAGTCCGTAGGACATCCTTAAGACATCAAGCGGACTTTCTGTGCCTGCTGGAAAATTGCACttaataacttgaaaaaaaaaagtgtttttagttttttaaataagtttaatttgaaatatatttgtgttaaatatattggttttattctttctctctctctctctctctctctctctctctctatatatatatatatatatatatatatatatatatatatatatatatatatatatatatatatatatatatatatatatatatatatatatatatatatatatatatatatatatatatatatatatatatatatatatatatatatatatatatatatatatataggcacaCACACACATCACAGAGTGGAAAAAGGAGCGAGAccaattaattttaagttactttCAAATTAAAGTTCACCTATTTTAAAGAGGAAATTAGGGATACCAAGAAGTCataattcaaatatatatatatatatatatatatatatatatatatatatatatatatatatatatatatacaaactcaATTATATAACAACTTATGATTCATAACTTACATACTATTTTTGTAGCATTAATCCAAGATGTTTTTCCATCAAATTTTTAATCCACCTTGCCATTTCTTAATAACTCCATTAGCCTCAAGTTCAGGTGCTGAAGTAATGCTATTTCCTTCAATATATCTCAATAGTATGGTCTTTCCACCATAACCTGAAAATGTCTCTTTGCGCCATAACTTGTCCAATGTTTATCTGACCAACctaattataattaacaaaaataacatacaCCAGTGacttaaaaatagctaaaagaAATTCAAGATGAAACcattatatcaaaacaaaaatttaaaaaatattttatataacaataataataataataataataacagtaataataataataaacaaaaaaatataaaaaagtataacaaaaacattCTTTGTGCTAGTGTTGCTACAGTCTCATTGCAAAGTCTTCACCAAGAGTAATAATCATAGAATTCCTCCAGAGTTTGTTAGGAGTTAATTTGAAATACTTGTTCAACTCAGTCTCTTGTTCTTCATTTAGGTTTTCATATGTTGAATGTAGATTCATGATGTACCCATTCTAAGAGCGTGCTTTTATATATTGACTTTTCCAGTTGACTACTTGAGGGTCCAATGTCTCCGAAAGAATTCACTGTCTAGGATATCCATTGAAACTTTGCAtgttgttataatatttttgattgtatAAACTGCTTTGGTCACTAGCAACTGGGGCTGATTATAAAAGTAGTAAGTAACAGATTTGTAACTTGGAATtcattaatgaataaaatattttgtggttGAGGCACACTTTGTCAAACATATGAAGATAATTAGGAAAATTTCTGTTTTGATAAAATGGCGACTGATACGCACTTGGTGCTAGTGGTTGAGACAAAACATTTACTTGTTTTTCTGATGGCTTCTTGAGCAAATTTGCTCCATTATACAGTGATCACTTTGGATTGACGTTGTTGTAAAGATGTAACTAACTGctgcttttgttgttgtttataatAAGTTCCAATAAATTTTGTTGCTGCTTCATATTAGTTTGTGATGCAGATCTACCCTTTGACACCATTAAATGAAGTAACAGGACTTTGCATAACATTATATTGACCATTTATATTTGGAGTTAGTAACATAGTCCCTGTTTGGCATAAACCTGCCCTACACAATTTGGGTAAAAACAAGGTTTTCCTGATTGATATCCATTGCATGTGCATTCTTACTAATTGTAAGCAACACGGTAAAATAAAAGCTGTAATAGGTCTGCAAATGCAGTTATTACTTGAAAATTTGACAGCTGATTTTGTAGCCTTTGTTGACTCTGTTGTGGTGTTGGTAACTTTTACAGTAGGAGAAGGATtagtaatatattttgttatcaAAGGGGCCGGGCCGTGAAGATTTCTTCTCGAAATGTTGTAGATGGAGTGGAAGTTACAGGAGCAGAAGTTGTTATGATGGTTGTTGTTGAAGATGTTGAAGTTTGTGGGGTTGTTGAGCATATTTCCAGATCTCCATACTTAAAGCATCCTGCACTAGGGAGGCTTTGGTGTTTCTACATACTTAAATGTCCAATGTGAATCTTTGTATAAAGGTAACTGAATTGGAGGAgtccaaaaaatattgtaagttGGAGCTGATGTTGAAAGTTGGAAGGATTTTATTGCATCCCACAAGAATTTATCCAAGAGTTGAGTTGTCATAAATAAAGAAGttgaagttgttgttgttggaggTGGAAAAGTTGTAGTATATAAGGATGATGTTGTTGGTGATGTTGTTATAAGTGTGATGTTGTTGTAGTTGGTGATGTTGTTGTAGTTGATGATGGTGTTGTAGTTGGTGATGGTTTAGTTGGTGATGTAGTTGTAGTTAATGATGTTGTTGTAGTTAATGATGTTGTAGTTGGTGATGTTGTAGTTAGTGATGTTGTAGTCATCAAGGTTGTAGTTTGAGTTGTCGTTGGTATCATTGTAGTTGTCTGTTAGCTGTAGTTGATGCTGCTGTAGATACTGTATTTAATGTGGTTGATatattattgcatttattatttccaTTAGTTGTAGGCTCACTGCAGTCaacattattttcatataagTTAGTTACATTACTTAGAGATATGTTAATAGATCCCTTAATAGCACTCAAAATCTTAAGCCATTAAGCATAGTTTCAACATTTGTTACTTGCTCATTTGAAATGGTGACTTCATCTTGTTTGCATGTTTTACACAGTGTAATGTTGCTCTGAATTGGACTTGTAGTATTATCACTCAATtgccaaattttattaaaaacagaattatttaaattaataaaaacaggTGTTtcaatagtataattttttatttcagtttcatttttaatttgaagttGGGTACTATTATACAAATCCATTGTAATTTTTCTCcaactttattttatcttcTATTCTGCAATTTTTCATTACCAGAACTTGCGTTATTATTTGAGtctacaaaaacatttaattgagTTAATGAAGTATTATTATTCAATACTTCATTTGATATTTCACTTTCTAAAGGAGTGTTTTCTGGTTTCTCTTGGTTACTTTGACTAACAAAGGCGGCAGAATGATACTTATCCATAGATTCAACAGAGACAATTTTTATCAGGAGCAAATGAAGACACAGATACACCATGAACAAGTGTGTTATTCAAaaggattttattttaagtactAGTAAATGGTCTCTAGTGTAATACCTTGAGTTGAATATACCAGATTggtaatta is drawn from Hydra vulgaris chromosome 07, alternate assembly HydraT2T_AEP and contains these coding sequences:
- the LOC136082662 gene encoding uncharacterized protein LOC136082662, with the translated sequence MDIFVSCFRKPLAGLLVYINGVKVAESLLPTLINTTYSLCAGIILGANINHDEESFLLMYLSAFDIMNTYVESKQLMDYAPPILKDNFIITFSSLDGDSLTNHPNIKVDGAVTENRGVLVLNGMQTFLYDTGDFKDTFVMMPFLSDAGLT